A genomic stretch from Desulfolutivibrio sulfodismutans DSM 3696 includes:
- the purF gene encoding amidophosphoribosyltransferase, whose translation MKKEYCGLFGIYGHPEAARMTYFGLYALQHRGQESAGIVTWDGTTIREQKGMGLVADVFNERHLGKELKGSIAVGHLRYSTAGASLLRNCQPFLVRFGNMNLAIAHNGNLVNALELRRELEQTGSIFQTTIDSEVFVHLIAKYLNGGTMEEAVIKACSKVRGAYSLILLANNKMIALRDPHGVRPLMLGRLGDNYVLASETCAFDLIEAEIIRPIEPGEMLVIQDKCLQSFRLGEPQPTKQCIFELVYFARPDSEVFGEVVYLRRKQMGITLANEAPVDADYVMPFPDSGVYAAIGYSQASGLPFESTMIRNHYVGRTFIQPSQDMRDFSVRVKLNPVRQMIKDKRIIIVEDSIVRGTTIRTRVKKLRELGAREIHMRVSCPAIRHPCFYGIDFSSKGELIAAHNKVEEIARFIGLDSLHYLSIEGLLASVNSSPDESRFCLACFDGKYPIAPCAEGMKMCLEDSVALSW comes from the coding sequence ATGAAAAAAGAATACTGCGGACTGTTCGGCATCTACGGCCATCCCGAGGCCGCGCGCATGACCTATTTCGGCCTTTACGCCCTGCAGCACCGGGGCCAGGAGAGCGCGGGCATCGTCACCTGGGACGGCACGACCATTCGTGAGCAGAAGGGCATGGGGCTGGTGGCCGACGTGTTCAACGAACGCCATCTGGGCAAGGAGCTCAAGGGGAGCATCGCCGTGGGGCATCTGCGCTATTCCACGGCCGGGGCCTCGCTTTTGCGCAACTGCCAACCCTTTCTGGTGCGCTTCGGCAACATGAACCTGGCCATCGCCCACAACGGCAACCTGGTCAACGCCCTGGAACTGCGCCGCGAACTGGAACAGACCGGCTCCATCTTCCAGACCACTATCGACTCCGAGGTCTTTGTCCACCTCATCGCCAAGTATTTGAACGGCGGCACTATGGAGGAGGCGGTCATCAAGGCCTGCTCCAAGGTGCGCGGGGCCTATTCCCTGATCCTTCTGGCCAACAACAAGATGATCGCCCTGCGCGACCCCCACGGCGTGCGGCCGCTTATGCTGGGCCGCCTGGGCGACAACTACGTCCTGGCCTCGGAGACCTGCGCCTTCGACCTCATCGAGGCCGAGATCATCCGGCCCATCGAACCCGGGGAGATGCTCGTCATCCAGGACAAGTGCCTGCAGTCGTTTCGCCTGGGGGAACCCCAGCCCACCAAGCAGTGCATCTTCGAGTTGGTCTATTTCGCCCGTCCCGACTCCGAGGTCTTCGGCGAGGTGGTCTACCTGCGCCGCAAGCAGATGGGCATCACCCTGGCCAACGAGGCCCCGGTTGACGCCGACTACGTCATGCCCTTCCCGGACTCCGGCGTGTATGCGGCCATCGGCTATTCCCAGGCCTCGGGGCTGCCGTTTGAGAGCACCATGATCCGCAACCACTACGTGGGCCGCACCTTCATCCAGCCCTCCCAGGACATGCGCGATTTCAGCGTGCGGGTGAAGCTCAATCCCGTGCGCCAGATGATCAAGGATAAGCGCATCATCATCGTCGAGGACTCCATCGTGCGCGGCACCACCATCCGCACCCGGGTGAAAAAGCTGCGCGAACTGGGCGCGCGGGAGATCCACATGCGGGTCTCCTGTCCGGCCATCCGCCATCCCTGTTTCTACGGCATCGACTTCTCCTCCAAGGGTGAGCTTATCGCGGCCCATAACAAGGTGGAGGAGATCGCCCGGTTCATCGGCCTGGACAGTCTGCACTATTTGAGTATCGAGGGGCTTTTGGCCTCGGTCAATTCCAGTCCGGACGAATCCCGGTTTTGCCTGGCCTGTTTCGACGGCAAATATCCCATCGCCCCCTGCGCCGAGGGCATGAAGATGTGCCTCGAGGACAGCGTGGCCCTTTCGTGGTAG